The genomic window GGACGGGGGCTCGATGGTGTCTTGGGGCACCCGCAACACTTCTGACACACCGTCCACAACCATCCCGATCAGGCTCTCGCCCATCTGGATGACGACAATCCTCGTGGATTTGGTGTGCTCCCCACAGGGGAGTCCGAACCGCCTCCTGAGGTCTATGACTGGGATGACTCTCCCCCTCAGGTTGATGACCCCCTCCACGTGGTCAGGCGCGTGGGGTATCTTCGTAATGTCCTGCATTCTGTTGATGTCCTGTACCCTCGATATGTCCACCCCGTAGGACTCCCCGTTAAGCTCAAAGATCACAAGTTGCAGCTCTTCCCTGCCCATTTGGCGTCCTCCTCTCTGGCGCACCCCTTGCTCTACCTTACTTCAGATAGTTTATGAGTCCAGTCTGAGCAGATCTGGCTGCGGCGGTCAGGGCGGCATGATAAGCGTTTTCTTGCTCGGCCAGGCGGAGGACCGCCTCGGCGAGGTCCACGTCCTCCGTCTTGCTGAGAAGACTTGTGAGCGAGATCGTATCATCCTGAAGTCTGTTGGCGATGAGCTCAGCACGGTTTGTGCGCCCGCCAAGTTCCGACCGGAGCTTCAGGACCCGGTCGAGGACGGAGTCGATATTGGCCAAGTCAGCCGTGGCTAGAGTCTCGACATCATCTGACCTGAGGTGGTTGGCTACCTCGATCAAGGTATCATACACGCTGACATCCCCGATGAAGACCTCTTCTCCCGTGAGGTTGGATGCGACCGTGACCCCGGGGCCGATCTCGATGACGTTCCGGCCGGAGTCACCACGGTACACCACAGTCTCGGGCGGGTTCCCCACTACCTCAAACGGGGGAGAACTGACTTTGTGCCCGGCGAACTGGTAACGCCCGTTATGCACACTGTTTCCGGCCTGCACCACCTCCCAGAAGAGCTCCGTGACCTCCACCGCGATGGCTTCACGCTCTATGGGAGTCGCGGTGTCCGTCGCCCCGCGAAGGATCAACTCCCTCACGCGGTTCAGCACATCGCCGACCTTCGCCAAAGTGTCGTCGTTCGCTGTCAGCTCAGTTGTGAGGTCGTCCACGTTCCGCCGGTACTGCTCGATCCCCCGGAGGGTGGATCTGATCCGGACGGCTTTCGCTGCGCCGTGGGGGTCGTCCGACAGTCTCGTGATAGACTTGCCAGTAGCGACCCGCTCCTGGCAGGCCTGGAGCCGCTGGAAAGTGGTGTTTATGTACCTGATCGATCTCTCGATCATCACATTGTTGGTCACGCGCATTTCCCGCGCCTCCGCATCTACCGGCCTACCAGGCCTGTTCTGTGGATCAGAGTCTCCAGCATCTCGTCCACCGCGTTCACCAACCTGGATGCCGCGTCAAAAGCTGATTGGTAACGGATGAGGGACAGGAGTTCCTCATCGATGGAGACACCGGAGATAGCCTCGCGCCTCGCGGTCTGTTGATCGAGGACGCCGGAGTAGACATCGCTCGACCTGGCGGACTCAAGGGTGTCTAGGCCGAGCCGCGTCACCATGCTTCCGTAGAAATCCCGGAATGTCGCTGTTCCTCCGTTCATCGTGAGCATGTCCTTTAATTGCGCTATGGCCAGTGCGTTCGCTCCGTTGCCCGCTCCTGTCGGCGAATCCGCCGCCGCAATGAGACTTGGATCGTCCAGTATCTCCTGCTTCACACGAATGCCCGCCGCCCCAGAGCCTTCGAAGAAATCACCCCCGGGATTCCCGGCAAGGTCGAATCCGGCACGATGCACCTGGTTGACCTGGGAGATTATGCTGTTGGCCAGAATGTCGAGTTGCTCGATGTAGTAGGGGATGAGAGTGTTCGCCGACTCAAGCAACCCTTTGATCCGACCGTTCTGAACAGGCGTCTGGGCCGAGAGTTCCCTGCTCTCGTTGCCCGACACGAGGATCCTACCACCGACCGCGATGTTCACAGTCCCATTCGACAGCACACTCACGGATATATCCACATCCGACGCAAGCTGGTCAATGAGGAGGCCCCTCTGGTCCTCCAGATCCCCGGTGTTGTCCCCAAGCAGCCTCGCCCGCATTATTTCGCCGTTCAAAACGGCGATGGCCTGAGCCGCCGCGTTCACTCTACTGAGTGCAGACTCGACGTTCGAGTTCACCTCTTGGGCCATTTCGTGAAGCTGCCTGGCCGCAAGGTTCAGTGCGGATGACAGCGAGATTGCTTCCTGCTGGACTGAGGTGCGCCTCCCGGGATCAGAGGAATTCTTGGACAGCTCCTGCCACGCGACCCAGAACTGGTCCATCATGGCCGAGAGTCCGATATCGCTCGGCTCTTTGAAGACTTCCTGGATCTCCTCGAGGACGTAGTTTCTCGATTCCCATCGCCCGAGAGAGGAGAGAGTCTGTCTTATCTGAGAATCCACGAACCGGTCACGCAGCCGCTCCACTCCGGTGACAGCNNNNNNNNNNCCACGCCCCCTCCAGGCTGGTTTGGACCTGGAACAGGCGGCACTGCCGACATCGTGGCACGTTGCCTGCTGTACCCGGGGGTGTTAGCGTTGGCTATATTGTGAGCCGTCACATCCATCGCAAGGCGTTGGGCATTCAGTGCTCGCCTCGCGGTCTCGAGCCCGAAGAAAGTGGACCTCACAGGATCACCTCCACCGGAGCACGGCTAGGCCTCATGGCTGATGCCGAGACTTCCCTGGGCCTCCCGGTCTAGCCTTCCCAGGCGGCCATATATGGTGCCGGAATGGGGTTCACCCTCCGCTCTGGCGATGAGCTTTACGAGGTTTTCGATGTAAGCAAGAGAGTCCCGAAGCAGGGCCTCGTTGATGGCGTTCTCTGTTCCTATGCTAGAGAGCACCTGCTCGATCTGGCTTCTGGCCCGCTCGCAGGCAGTTCGCTCCTGATCAGGAAGAGAAGAGACCAGAGCAGCCAAGGTCGTCTCCGAGCCCTGCGCCCCGGTCTCGAGAGTGAATTCCTTCTCCAATCTCAGCAGGGACACTTCAGCCTCTCTGATCCTGTAGATTGTGTTTTCCGCCCGGGAGACCGCTGACGAGAGCTCAGTCACGTCTCCCGCCGTGATCAGGGGACGCTGGGCCCGAGTCAACGTCAGAAGTTCGGAGTACAGGCTTAGTTCCAGTTCCAGGATCCCAAGAAGCCTCTCTCCGTAGGTCATTACGTTCACCCCGCCGCCTTGTAGGATCGAGGAGTTTCGCCGCGACATCTTTCCCGCTTACCTGGTACTGACCGGTCTCGATTCGTTCTCTGATGGAATCGACAAGGTCCTGCCGCATGTCGGGAAGAGACGAAAGAGCCACTCTTGCACTGTGGATCTCTCTGCCGGTTTGGGAAATAGTGACCTGATCCGGCCTCGCTCCGTCTTTTCGAGGGGCCGACCCATTTGGTTTACGTGTCCCTTCGGAATACAGCCTCAGGATGTCGCCGCCCTTGTTTCCGGTGATCCTCAAGTGCGTCACCTCGCGTCCTTAGCACTCGGCTACGCGAATAGTATCGGCATCACCGTACTCCGACTTTAGCCCGGAAGGCCCCATCACTCATCGAGCCGTCCATGCCGTTCCGGTGTCACCATCCTAAGAATTGCCCGGCTGCTGTCTCCGCCATCCCCAGATGCGCCTTCGCCAGGGTGTTGGGATGCATGAGAGACTCTCGCCGTGTAGCCCGAGATCTCCTTGCCAAATCTCAGGATGCACGCTCTACAGTAGATGCCAGAGGTGATCTGGATCCCACACGCCCGGCACACAACCGATCCTTCGGTACGTGACACCCTTATCCGGTCTTCTCTGACCATCCTGAGCACGAGATCACGTGGCACCCCTGTGGCGTCCGCTATCTCCTCGAGGTTGGCGCCCTCGTTTGCCCTGAGAAACTCCATGACTCGCTCATACTGTTCTTCCTCGGCACGAAGGCACTCAGGGCAGATCGGCTTGGTCACTCTGGCGAACAGCCGGCCGCACCTGCGGCAGTTTTGAAGCTCCACCCAGCGTACCCCCTTTTGGCCTCTCGAGTTCTCGTAGGAGGAACTCCGCAAGTCCGATGCCCCCCGCCCGGGCCAGGCTCCTGGAGAGTTCAGAATCGAGCATCCCCTGCACTGTCTCGGAGCCGAACCCGGAGGACAGTGCGGACTTGGGCACAGAAGCGCGCATCGACTTCATCATGATCTCGATGAACAAGGATTCGAACTCCGCACAGGCTTCTTTTAGTTTCGCGTGTTCATCCGCGGACTGGTCAGAAGTCGGAACCGCACGCGTTTGGGCAATTGTGATCCGGTTCGTCCCTGCTACCACGCTGCACCACCCCCTCGGACGGGAAGCTCTAGATTACTTCGAGTTCTGCCTGGAGCGCCCCGCACGCACGCAGGGCCTCCATTATGCTCATGATGTCCTGCGGCCTCGCGCCCACTGCATTCAGCGCATCTACTAGAGCCTGTATGGTAGATTGCGCCTCCAACAGAACTACACTGCCGGGCGCCGCTCCGTCCGCAGCCTGGGTGAGCTGCCCATCGGTGGGTGCTCCAGCGGGAGTCGCTGCCGGCGCCGCGGCGGGAGTGGATATCTGCACGCGGAATCCCCCATAGGATACTGCAGCAGGGCTCACGCGAACGTTCGCACCGATCACCACCAGTCCGGTCCTTGAATTGAGCACCACCTTGGCCGGGGCATCCGGAGTCACTTGCAGCGCACCGAGCTCTGCGAGGAATGGGGTGACTGCTTCTTTCCACTCCGGAGGCGTCGAGACACGGACCGTGCCGGCGTCGACCGCAGATGCAGTTCCGTTTCCGAACGCACTCGCAATTGCCTGCGCTATTCGGGTCGCAGTGGCATAGTCGGGGTTCAACAGCGACAACACGATTGATCCGTCGGGCATCACTATGTTCATCTCGACGTACCCCTCCACGGTGGCTCCAGATGGTACCCGTGCCACGGTGGGCAGGGAGTCGGCTCCCGTGATCACCGGCCCTTGCGCGACGGCATAGACCCGACCATCGGCGCCCGCAAGTTCGGTGAGCAGGAGGGTTCCCCCCAGTATGCTCTTGGCATCCCCGAGGGAGGAAGCAAGAACATCGATCCGGTCCCCGGGCTTTGCGAAGGCCGGCAGGGTTGCCGTCACCATCACAGCTGCAACATTCCTCGCGCGGATCTCCGCCGCATCCACCGCGATCCCGAACTTGTCCAGCATGTTGGCTAGAGAACGGGCGGTGAATGGCGTGCTCCGGCTGTCCCCGCTGCCCCGGAGTCCGATCACGAGACCGTACCCTATCAGCTGGTTGTCTCTGGCCCCGTGTACCCTGGTGATGTCCTTGATCCTCACGGAAGCCCCGTGGCATGGAGCGGGCACAACGGCGAAGATCAGGGCACACATGGCCGAGGCCAGGAGAGCTAATGCCAGAACCCTAGCAAGCCGGGTGGCAACAGGACGTGTCATGGGCGTACCTCCCACTCAGAAGATCAAGTTGAACAGGTACACAATTCCGTCCGCCAGCGTCTTGAAGATCCCCCCACGTTCGCCGGTGTATATCCCCCCCGAGAAGCTTATCTCCGCGTTCGCCACCAGGGTTGATGGGATGGTGTTCTGAGGGGATATGTCCTTGGGGCGTATAGTCCCAACCACGATCATCTGCTCTTTCTCCCGGTTGACTGACACTTCCCTAGTTCCCCTGATTCTCAGATCACCGTTGGGAAGGACTTCAGTCACCTGGGCAGTGATCGTGCCAACAAGCCGCCCAGACCTTGATGTCTCCGTAGTCCCACGGGCGGAATTGCCCCCGTCTAGCTTGAGTGCTGGGATGAAGTCGAACCACCCTACACCAGGTTTGGCCTCGACACCTATGCCCTTGGAGGATTGAGTCTTGGTGCTGTTCTGGGCATAGGAGGACTCCATCACGAGTATGGTAACGAGGTCGCCCACGCCTCTGGCTCGGGTGTCTGAGAACATAGACGAGAATGG from Bacillota bacterium includes these protein-coding regions:
- a CDS encoding flagellar basal body P-ring protein FlgI, whose product is MTRPVATRLARVLALALLASAMCALIFAVVPAPCHGASVRIKDITRVHGARDNQLIGYGLVIGLRGSGDSRSTPFTARSLANMLDKFGIAVDAAEIRARNVAAVMVTATLPAFAKPGDRIDVLASSLGDAKSILGGTLLLTELAGADGRVYAVAQGPVITGADSLPTVARVPSGATVEGYVEMNIVMPDGSIVLSLLNPDYATATRIAQAIASAFGNGTASAVDAGTVRVSTPPEWKEAVTPFLAELGALQVTPDAPAKVVLNSRTGLVVIGANVRVSPAAVSYGGFRVQISTPAAAPAATPAGAPTDGQLTQAADGAAPGSVVLLEAQSTIQALVDALNAVGARPQDIMSIMEALRACGALQAELEVI
- a CDS encoding rod-binding protein; this encodes MVAGTNRITIAQTRAVPTSDQSADEHAKLKEACAEFESLFIEIMMKSMRASVPKSALSSGFGSETVQGMLDSELSRSLARAGGIGLAEFLLRELERPKGGTLGGASKLPQVRPAVRQSDQADLP
- a CDS encoding flagellar basal body L-ring protein FlgH translates to MRHVAAALVAMSLVAGTVTFTWTSPVWAKSLYGSDVSPFSSMFSDTRARGVGDLVTILVMESSYAQNSTKTQSSKGIGVEAKPGVGWFDFIPALKLDGGNSARGTTETSRSGRLVGTITAQVTEVLPNGDLRIRGTREVSVNREKEQMIVVGTIRPKDISPQNTIPSTLVANAEISFSGGIYTGERGGIFKTLADGIVYLFNLIF
- a CDS encoding flagellar protein, with product MELQNCRRCGRLFARVTKPICPECLRAEEEQYERVMEFLRANEGANLEEIADATGVPRDLVLRMVREDRIRVSRTEGSVVCRACGIQITSGIYCRACILRFGKEISGYTARVSHASQHPGEGASGDGGDSSRAILRMVTPERHGRLDE
- a CDS encoding flagellar basal body protein gives rise to the protein MRSTFFGLETARRALNAQRLAMDVTAHNIANANTPGYSRQRATMSAVPPVPGPNQPGGGV
- the flgK gene encoding flagellar hook-associated protein FlgK; translation: AVTGVERLRDRFVDSQIRQTLSSLGRWESRNYVLEEIQEVFKEPSDIGLSAMMDQFWVAWQELSKNSSDPGRRTSVQQEAISLSSALNLAARQLHEMAQEVNSNVESALSRVNAAAQAIAVLNGEIMRARLLGDNTGDLEDQRGLLIDQLASDVDISVSVLSNGTVNIAVGGRILVSGNESRELSAQTPVQNGRIKGLLESANTLIPYYIEQLDILANSIISQVNQVHRAGFDLAGNPGGDFFEGSGAAGIRVKQEILDDPSLIAAADSPTGAGNGANALAIAQLKDMLTMNGGTATFRDFYGSMVTRLGLDTLESARSSDVYSGVLDQQTARREAISGVSIDEELLSLIRYQSAFDAASRLVNAVDEMLETLIHRTGLVGR
- a CDS encoding flagellar protein FlgN, whose translation is MTYGERLLGILELELSLYSELLTLTRAQRPLITAGDVTELSSAVSRAENTIYRIREAEVSLLRLEKEFTLETGAQGSETTLAALVSSLPDQERTACERARSQIEQVLSSIGTENAINEALLRDSLAYIENLVKLIARAEGEPHSGTIYGRLGRLDREAQGSLGISHEA
- a CDS encoding chemotaxis protein CheW, encoding MGREELQLVIFELNGESYGVDISRVQDINRMQDITKIPHAPDHVEGVINLRGRVIPVIDLRRRFGLPCGEHTKSTRIVVIQMGESLIGMVVDGVSEVLRVPQDTIEPPS
- the flgL gene encoding flagellar hook-associated protein FlgL, whose protein sequence is MRVTNNVMIERSIRYINTTFQRLQACQERVATGKSITRLSDDPHGAAKAVRIRSTLRGIEQYRRNVDDLTTELTANDDTLAKVGDVLNRVRELILRGATDTATPIEREAIAVEVTELFWEVVQAGNSVHNGRYQFAGHKVSSPPFEVVGNPPETVVYRGDSGRNVIEIGPGVTVASNLTGEEVFIGDVSVYDTLIEVANHLRSDDVETLATADLANIDSVLDRVLKLRSELGGRTNRAELIANRLQDDTISLTSLLSKTEDVDLAEAVLRLAEQENAYHAALTAAARSAQTGLINYLK